One Candidatus Blochmannia vicinus DNA window includes the following coding sequences:
- the orn gene encoding oligoribonuclease has protein sequence MHDKNLIWIDLEMTGLNPEKDRILEIATVITDSKLNILSEGPVIAIHQSESQLLLMNDWNMRVHSFTGLLEKVRSSKLDEIDASNLTVKFLKNWVPFKKSPICGSSVAQDRRFLFRYMPELESYFNHHYLDVSTIKELMIRWRPDLISGLKLRKTHRALEDIHESIVELMYYRKYFMKL, from the coding sequence ATGCATGATAAGAATTTAATATGGATTGATTTAGAGATGACTGGATTGAATCCAGAGAAAGACCGTATTTTGGAAATAGCTACCGTAATTACTGATAGTAAATTAAATATTTTATCGGAAGGCCCTGTTATAGCGATACATCAATCTGAATCTCAACTGTTGTTAATGAATGATTGGAATATGCGTGTTCATAGTTTTACTGGATTATTAGAAAAAGTTAGATCTAGTAAACTGGATGAGATAGATGCATCTAATTTAACGGTAAAGTTTTTAAAAAATTGGGTGCCTTTTAAAAAATCACCAATATGTGGGAGTAGTGTAGCTCAAGATCGACGCTTCTTATTTCGATACATGCCAGAATTGGAATCATATTTTAATCATCACTATTTGGATGTTAGCACTATTAAAGAATTAATGATTCGTTGGAGACCAGATTTGATATCTGGATTGAAGTTACGTAAAACTCATCGTGCATTGGAAGATATTCATGAATCTATTGTAGAATTGATGTATTATCGAAAATATTTTATGAAATTATAA
- the hfq gene encoding RNA chaperone Hfq, which yields MNKGQSLQDPFLNALRRERIPVFIYLINGIKLQGEIESFDKFVILLRNTVNQMIYKHAISTIVPSRLVPYYISRNS from the coding sequence ATGAATAAAGGTCAATCATTACAAGATCCGTTTTTGAATGCATTACGTCGAGAACGCATTCCGGTTTTTATTTATTTAATAAATGGTATCAAATTACAAGGAGAAATTGAGTCCTTTGACAAATTTGTGATACTGTTAAGAAATACAGTTAATCAAATGATTTATAAACATGCTATATCTACCATTGTACCTTCCCGTCTCGTCCCATACTACATCAGTCGTAACAGTTAA
- the tsaE gene encoding tRNA (adenosine(37)-N6)-threonylcarbamoyltransferase complex ATPase subunit type 1 TsaE, whose protein sequence is MKKYVLTLSDESKTLLLGATLASVCVRSCVVYLNGYVGSGKSVFCKGFLHALGHVGHINSPTYTLIESYILTHWHVYHFDFYRLTSSEELEYMGIRDYFDGHAVCLIEWPKQGMGFLPTEDIAVTMNYHDCKESRKVVIESFSNLGHRMLDDLLAYWKLHI, encoded by the coding sequence ATGAAAAAATATGTATTGACGTTGTCTGATGAATCAAAAACCTTATTATTAGGTGCTACATTGGCTTCTGTTTGTGTTAGAAGTTGTGTGGTTTATTTAAATGGTTATGTGGGATCAGGAAAATCTGTTTTTTGTAAAGGATTTTTACATGCGTTAGGACATGTTGGGCATATAAATAGTCCAACTTACACTTTGATTGAATCTTACATTTTAACGCATTGGCATGTATATCATTTTGATTTTTATCGGTTAACTTCTTCAGAAGAACTTGAATATATGGGAATTAGAGATTATTTTGATGGCCATGCTGTATGCTTAATAGAATGGCCAAAACAAGGGATGGGATTTTTACCAACAGAAGATATTGCAGTGACAATGAATTATCATGACTGTAAAGAGTCTAGGAAAGTAGTGATAGAATCTTTTAGTAATTTAGGTCACAGAATGCTAGATGATTTATTAGCATATTGGAAATTGCATATATGA
- the miaA gene encoding tRNA (adenosine(37)-N6)-dimethylallyltransferase MiaA: MGPTASGKTSVAIALKKRKLKIDIISVDSALVYRGMNIGTAKPIPAELKLAPHKLIDIRDPVECYSTADFCHDANNEIEKIIRSGHTPFLVGGTMLYFKNLLEGLFFLPKTNQKIRDDLEYEAKKIGWVSMYNLLKHIDPVAANKIHLNDHKRIIRALEIFFISGKTWTELKLIVSLKLKYRACQFAIVPSSREILNKRIEQRFYRMLEIGFEDEVSKLFDRSDLHRKEVRSSISCVGYRQMWEYLSGEINYNQMIIKGISATRQLAKRQLTWLRKWPNLHWLCSDNLSAAIESISAVLVKN, translated from the coding sequence ATGGGTCCTACAGCTTCTGGAAAAACAAGTGTAGCTATAGCTTTAAAAAAAAGAAAGTTAAAAATAGATATCATTAGTGTTGATTCAGCTTTGGTATATCGTGGTATGAATATCGGTACAGCTAAACCTATTCCTGCAGAATTAAAGCTTGCTCCTCATAAACTGATAGATATTCGTGATCCAGTTGAATGTTACTCAACAGCGGATTTTTGTCATGATGCAAACAATGAGATAGAAAAAATTATAAGATCCGGACATACACCTTTTTTAGTTGGTGGAACAATGTTATATTTTAAGAATTTGCTGGAGGGTTTGTTTTTTTTACCGAAGACTAATCAAAAAATTCGCGATGATCTAGAATACGAAGCAAAAAAAATAGGATGGGTAAGTATGTATAATCTACTTAAACATATTGATCCTGTTGCTGCTAATAAAATTCATTTAAATGATCATAAAAGAATAATTCGAGCATTAGAAATTTTCTTTATTTCTGGTAAAACATGGACAGAGTTGAAATTAATTGTTAGCCTCAAATTGAAATATCGAGCATGTCAATTTGCAATTGTTCCATCAAGCCGTGAAATTTTAAATAAACGAATTGAGCAACGGTTTTATAGAATGTTAGAAATAGGATTTGAGGATGAAGTTAGTAAATTATTTGATCGTTCTGATTTACATAGAAAAGAAGTAAGATCATCTATATCTTGTGTTGGCTATCGCCAAATGTGGGAATATTTATCTGGTGAGATTAACTACAATCAGATGATAATTAAGGGGATTTCTGCTACTCGACAACTTGCAAAACGGCAACTTACGTGGTTGCGTAAATGGCCAAATTTACATTGGTTATGTAGTGATAATTTGTCTGCTGCGATTGAAAGTATCTCAGCAGTATTAGTTAAAAATTAA
- a CDS encoding N-acetylmuramoyl-L-alanine amidase, which translates to MKLKYEIVFVIIILSKYLCIEPIIASTLSAISVTNNKNQSTIMLDCAVVPVYMIFSLRNPERIVIDLLTTSKVEKDISPINFNGSNLVRCIRTNTSVNHQNIRIVLDLTCPANIGTVTQKQIKENYRLMLTILKKKTFTVADDINLHKMPSIMIHKTRSHVNKVINHQKKIIDTQFKKNQNHKQVLSPIIVAIDAGHGGQDPGAMGRHGGIYEKNITINIAKKLKMLLDLDPSFKAVMIRDGDYFLSVMERSNLARKRGANVLISIHADSAVNANVRGASVWVLSDRRAKSEMIHLLQCSEKHSELLGGLGDILTSYCNDPYFSHLVLDLQFGYAKRVGYDIAVHILHQLKNITPLHKNTPEYSSFAVLRSPDIPSILVETGFISNIKEEYLLVSNIYQEKIANALYKGLCSYFIKSQKKPLDSSQVKRTYAAAS; encoded by the coding sequence ATGAAGTTGAAATATGAAATAGTTTTTGTAATAATAATCTTATCAAAATATTTATGTATTGAACCGATAATAGCGTCAACTCTTAGCGCAATCTCTGTTACAAATAATAAAAATCAATCTACGATAATGTTAGATTGTGCTGTTGTTCCTGTTTATATGATCTTTTCTTTACGCAATCCAGAAAGAATTGTAATAGATCTTCTAACGACATCTAAGGTTGAAAAAGATATATCTCCAATAAATTTCAACGGTTCTAATTTAGTTAGATGTATTCGAACAAATACATCTGTTAATCACCAAAATATACGTATAGTATTAGATTTAACTTGTCCCGCAAATATAGGAACAGTAACACAAAAGCAAATAAAAGAAAATTATCGTCTTATGTTAACAATTTTGAAAAAGAAAACATTTACCGTGGCGGATGATATAAATCTTCATAAGATGCCGTCTATTATGATTCATAAAACTCGTTCACATGTAAATAAAGTAATAAATCATCAAAAAAAAATAATAGATACGCAATTTAAAAAAAATCAAAATCACAAACAAGTATTGTCTCCGATTATTGTAGCAATCGATGCCGGACATGGAGGTCAAGATCCAGGAGCTATGGGACGTCATGGCGGGATATATGAGAAAAATATTACGATTAATATAGCTAAAAAGCTAAAAATGTTATTGGATTTAGATCCGAGTTTTAAAGCCGTAATGATCCGGGATGGAGACTATTTTTTATCGGTTATGGAACGTTCTAATTTGGCTCGAAAAAGAGGAGCAAATGTTTTAATTTCTATTCATGCAGATTCTGCTGTAAACGCTAATGTTAGAGGAGCGTCAGTTTGGGTATTATCTGATCGTCGCGCTAAAAGCGAAATGATACATTTGTTACAATGCAGTGAAAAACATTCAGAATTATTAGGAGGATTAGGAGATATACTAACTAGTTATTGTAATGATCCATATTTTAGCCATTTAGTTTTAGATTTACAGTTTGGTTATGCTAAGCGAGTAGGATACGACATTGCGGTACATATATTACATCAATTAAAAAATATTACCCCTTTACATAAGAACACACCTGAGTATTCCAGTTTTGCCGTATTGCGATCTCCCGATATTCCATCTATTTTAGTAGAAACTGGATTTATTAGTAATATAAAAGAAGAGTATCTTCTTGTTAGTAATATTTATCAAGAAAAAATAGCTAATGCTTTGTATAAAGGTTTATGTTCTTATTTTATAAAATCACAAAAGAAACCGTTAGATTCCTCACAAGTAAAAAGAACATATGCTGCCGCCAGTTAA
- a CDS encoding co-chaperone GroES — MKIRPLHDRVIVKRKEVESKSAGGIVLTGSAAGKSTRGEVLAVGHGRVLENGGVKALDVRIGDTVIFNDGYGVKVEKIDNEEVLIMSESDILAIVEK; from the coding sequence ATGAAAATTCGTCCATTGCATGATCGTGTAATTGTTAAACGTAAAGAGGTTGAATCAAAATCTGCAGGAGGTATCGTGTTGACTGGATCTGCAGCAGGAAAATCTACACGTGGAGAGGTATTGGCTGTTGGTCATGGCCGTGTTTTGGAAAACGGGGGGGTAAAAGCTTTAGATGTTCGTATTGGAGATACCGTGATTTTCAATGACGGGTATGGTGTAAAAGTGGAGAAAATTGATAATGAAGAAGTATTAATTATGTCAGAAAGCGATATCCTTGCTATCGTTGAGAAATAA
- the groL gene encoding chaperonin GroEL (60 kDa chaperone family; promotes refolding of misfolded polypeptides especially under stressful conditions; forms two stacked rings of heptamers to form a barrel-shaped 14mer; ends can be capped by GroES; misfolded proteins enter the barrel where they are refolded when GroES binds) gives MAAKDVKFGNDARVKMLRGVNVLADAVKVTLGPKGRNVVLDKSFGAPVITKDGVSVAREIELEDKFENMGAQMVKEVASKANDSAGDGTTTATVLAQSIVNEGLKAVAAGMNPMDLKRGIDKAVVAAVEELKKLSVPCSDPKAIAQVGTISANSDETVGKLIAQAMDKVGKEGVITVEEGSGLQDELDVVEGMQFDRGYLSPYFVNKPESGTVELEHPFILLADKKISNIREMLPILESVAKAGKPLLIIAEDVEGEALATLVVNNMRGIVKVTAVKAPGFGDRRKAMLQDIAILTAGTVISEEIGLDLEKATLEDMGQAKRVLITKDATTIIDGVGNKSAINSRVAQINQQRDEATSDYDREKLQERVAKLAGGVAVIKVGAATEVEMKEKKARVEDALHATRAAVEEGVVAGGGVALIRVANAIRNLCGDNEDQNVGIKVARRAMEAPLRQIMANAGEEPSVIANNVRSGEGNTGYNAATEKYGNMIELGILDPTKVTRSALQYAASIAGLMITTECMVTELPKEDKPDLGNAGAGGNMGGMM, from the coding sequence ATGGCAGCTAAAGATGTAAAATTTGGTAATGATGCTCGTGTCAAAATGCTGCGCGGTGTGAATGTGTTAGCCGACGCGGTGAAAGTCACTCTTGGCCCTAAGGGTAGAAATGTAGTGTTAGATAAATCTTTCGGGGCTCCGGTTATAACTAAGGATGGGGTGTCTGTAGCTCGGGAAATTGAACTAGAAGATAAATTTGAAAATATGGGCGCTCAAATGGTGAAAGAGGTTGCTTCTAAGGCAAATGATTCTGCAGGTGATGGAACTACGACTGCCACTGTTTTAGCTCAGTCTATAGTTAATGAAGGATTAAAAGCTGTAGCTGCTGGAATGAACCCTATGGATTTAAAACGTGGAATTGACAAGGCAGTGGTTGCTGCAGTAGAAGAGCTGAAAAAGTTATCTGTTCCTTGTTCAGATCCTAAAGCTATCGCTCAAGTAGGTACTATTTCTGCAAATTCTGATGAAACTGTTGGTAAACTTATTGCTCAAGCAATGGATAAAGTAGGAAAAGAAGGTGTAATTACTGTAGAAGAAGGATCTGGTTTGCAGGATGAATTAGATGTAGTTGAAGGTATGCAATTTGATCGCGGTTATCTGTCTCCTTATTTTGTAAATAAACCTGAAAGTGGTACAGTAGAATTAGAACATCCTTTCATTCTGTTAGCAGATAAAAAGATTTCTAATATTAGGGAAATGTTACCTATATTAGAATCTGTTGCTAAAGCAGGAAAGCCATTACTTATTATTGCTGAAGATGTTGAAGGAGAAGCTTTAGCTACTTTAGTAGTAAATAATATGCGTGGTATTGTAAAAGTAACTGCTGTAAAGGCTCCAGGTTTTGGTGATCGACGTAAAGCTATGTTACAAGATATAGCTATCTTGACCGCAGGAACTGTGATTTCTGAAGAAATTGGATTAGATTTGGAAAAAGCAACACTGGAAGATATGGGACAAGCTAAACGTGTACTTATTACTAAAGATGCTACTACTATTATCGATGGAGTAGGTAATAAGTCTGCTATAAATAGCCGTGTAGCGCAAATTAATCAACAGCGTGATGAAGCTACTTCTGATTATGATCGTGAGAAACTTCAAGAACGTGTCGCTAAATTAGCTGGTGGAGTTGCGGTAATTAAAGTTGGAGCAGCTACTGAAGTAGAAATGAAAGAAAAGAAGGCACGTGTAGAAGATGCCTTACATGCAACTCGTGCTGCTGTAGAAGAAGGTGTAGTTGCAGGAGGTGGTGTGGCTTTAATTCGCGTAGCGAATGCTATTAGAAATTTGTGCGGTGATAATGAAGACCAAAATGTAGGAATTAAAGTAGCTCGTCGCGCAATGGAAGCTCCATTGCGGCAAATTATGGCTAATGCTGGAGAAGAACCATCAGTAATAGCTAATAATGTTCGATCTGGGGAAGGAAATACTGGGTATAACGCTGCTACTGAAAAATATGGTAATATGATAGAGTTGGGAATTTTAGATCCTACTAAAGTAACTCGTTCTGCTTTACAATATGCTGCATCTATTGCAGGTTTAATGATTACTACTGAATGTATGGTTACTGAATTACCTAAAGAAGATAAACCAGATTTAGGAAATGCAGGGGCTGGTGGTAACATGGGCGGCATGATGTAG
- the mscM gene encoding miniconductance mechanosensitive channel MscM yields the protein MISFQKKTIFFEYFSSLIFIVGCLYPLILFSYDFSKEHEIKKYLQYAQQQEHFDIHQKSIIKSLQSTLDFISERNFSNVKIREYQKIIDDFPCTILQLHREYSNICNQSINIYKNLSTHELKQKLFQINNQLTDLSKQLKQEQNYISSINESLILLLKQQTTVKNILNNLAQQHILSITNKNTPIEEAKFMALQAEQVAKQLKVAELELAQLSANNHKELSQLRTVFLKKKYKYVDNEPQILRNKLSYLCQHESKQPIKYSEKILSEQNNTLPKSIIKQIQTNHDLSITLNQQAHYITSIISKQQEATSYTLQVRQTFANLLEQAQWLDKSPALGETLRSQVSKLPKMPKFQQLDHDMAQLRAKRLQCENQLNKLTLISSQSKQDDGSSLTLLQKHILEKKLIIQRNLISALLDNYDTQILELTKLKISYEQLKEALQDIQKATHRHLFWVADVHPITISYPLDIYHDLYRLLTANKFDRQIMHVLKMTFSNQKTLILIILCFIASIGFHFTAQRHYQEFLNRSSKKIGKVNQDNFLLTLYNIWYSMLIALPIPILWAIIGHTLNHAWLYPISVEISDEINATTFILWVFIVGVYFAFPKGLFIIHFGWPKKRVQQVFSHHYIWAVVTVVFLIMMLTIFNNYNDREFSNTLGRLCFILLCIYLTFITNNLKCSGLPLYLNKYDSSDNIINYSLWNFMICAPIIAAISCILGYLFAAQALLARLETSLFIWIMLLIIYHIIRRWTSIQRRRIAFERAKQKRVTQLNLRAYNNESNAYQLQTNKLVSNDKNNKKILDLDTISTQSLQLIRSIITLIALLLTTLLWSELYSAFSFLENITLWDVTSTIKGVDNIQPITLNSFIISVLVIVITTKTVRNLPAFLELTFLQHLDLTPGTGYAITTLTKYILMFLGGIIGCSLIGIEWTKIQWLVAALGVGLGFGLQEIFANFISGLIILFEKPIRIGDTVTISNLTGNITRINTRATIITDWNHKEIIVPNKEFITKQFINWSLSDTLTRVVLRVPAPLQTDTKKIVQILLQIVQNSSLALNTPPPEVYLVDLQQGLPIFEIRMHISDIKLRMPLCHQIHMLIIEYYQNNGLKLPYIPIYSYNNQLFVNNFDSNYPNANYYTTK from the coding sequence ATGATCTCTTTTCAAAAGAAAACCATATTTTTTGAATATTTTTCTTCGTTAATATTTATTGTAGGATGTTTATATCCACTGATACTATTTTCTTATGATTTTTCAAAAGAACATGAAATTAAAAAATATTTACAATATGCACAACAACAAGAACATTTTGACATTCATCAAAAATCCATTATAAAAAGTCTACAATCTACTTTAGATTTTATTTCTGAAAGAAACTTTTCTAATGTTAAAATTAGAGAATATCAAAAAATAATAGACGATTTTCCGTGTACAATTCTTCAATTACACAGAGAATATAGCAATATATGTAATCAAAGTATTAATATCTATAAAAATCTTTCTACTCATGAACTGAAACAGAAATTATTCCAAATTAATAATCAATTAACAGATTTGTCAAAACAATTGAAACAAGAACAAAATTATATATCTTCAATTAATGAATCATTGATACTATTACTAAAACAACAGACTACGGTTAAAAATATATTAAATAATTTAGCGCAACAACACATATTATCTATTACAAATAAAAATACTCCGATAGAAGAAGCCAAATTTATGGCATTACAAGCAGAACAGGTAGCTAAACAACTAAAAGTAGCCGAACTCGAACTCGCTCAATTAAGCGCCAACAATCATAAAGAATTATCCCAACTTCGGACAGTATTTTTGAAAAAAAAATATAAATATGTAGATAATGAACCACAGATATTAAGAAACAAATTAAGCTATTTATGTCAACACGAATCAAAACAACCTATTAAATATAGCGAAAAAATATTATCAGAACAAAATAATACATTACCAAAATCCATTATAAAGCAGATACAAACCAATCATGATCTTTCAATTACTTTAAATCAACAAGCGCATTATATAACCAGTATCATATCTAAACAACAAGAAGCAACATCATATACATTACAAGTACGTCAAACTTTTGCGAATTTACTTGAACAAGCGCAGTGGTTAGACAAATCTCCAGCTCTTGGAGAAACATTACGTTCTCAAGTTTCTAAGTTACCAAAAATGCCTAAATTTCAGCAACTAGATCATGATATGGCGCAATTAAGAGCCAAGCGTCTTCAATGTGAAAATCAGTTAAATAAATTAACATTAATATCATCACAAAGCAAACAAGACGATGGATCATCATTAACATTACTGCAAAAACATATTCTTGAAAAAAAACTAATTATACAACGTAATCTTATCTCTGCATTATTAGACAATTATGATACACAAATTCTTGAATTAACAAAATTAAAAATTTCTTATGAACAGCTTAAAGAAGCATTACAAGATATACAAAAAGCTACGCATCGTCATTTATTTTGGGTAGCTGATGTACATCCAATTACTATATCTTACCCGTTAGACATTTATCATGATTTATACAGATTATTAACTGCAAATAAATTTGATCGTCAAATAATGCATGTTTTAAAAATGACTTTTTCTAATCAGAAAACTTTAATACTAATAATATTATGTTTTATTGCATCAATTGGATTTCATTTTACTGCACAACGTCATTATCAAGAATTTTTAAACCGATCTAGTAAAAAAATAGGCAAAGTAAATCAAGATAATTTTTTGCTTACTTTGTATAATATATGGTACTCAATGTTAATAGCATTACCAATTCCAATTTTATGGGCAATTATAGGACATACTTTAAATCACGCTTGGTTATACCCTATTTCTGTAGAAATTAGTGATGAAATTAATGCTACAACCTTTATATTGTGGGTATTTATAGTGGGCGTTTATTTTGCGTTTCCAAAAGGATTGTTTATTATCCATTTTGGCTGGCCAAAAAAAAGAGTTCAACAAGTTTTTTCACATCATTATATCTGGGCTGTTGTAACAGTTGTGTTTTTAATAATGATGCTAACTATATTTAATAACTATAATGATAGAGAATTTTCTAATACTTTGGGACGGTTATGCTTTATTTTGCTATGTATTTATTTAACATTCATTACCAATAATCTAAAATGTTCTGGATTGCCTCTATATTTAAATAAATATGATTCTTCCGACAATATCATCAATTATTCTTTATGGAATTTTATGATATGCGCGCCAATAATAGCAGCAATTTCTTGTATTTTAGGTTATTTATTTGCTGCTCAAGCATTATTAGCACGATTAGAAACATCATTATTTATTTGGATTATGTTGTTAATCATATACCATATTATTCGTAGATGGACATCCATTCAGAGACGTCGTATTGCTTTTGAGCGAGCTAAACAAAAACGAGTTACTCAATTAAATCTAAGAGCATATAATAATGAATCAAATGCTTATCAATTACAGACTAATAAATTAGTATCTAATGATAAAAACAATAAAAAGATTTTAGATTTAGATACTATTAGTACGCAGTCATTACAATTAATACGATCTATTATTACTCTCATCGCCTTATTATTAACCACTTTATTATGGTCTGAATTATATTCAGCATTCTCTTTTTTAGAAAATATTACATTGTGGGATGTTACTTCTACTATAAAAGGCGTAGATAATATCCAACCTATAACGTTGAATTCATTTATTATTTCTGTCTTAGTAATCGTCATTACTACAAAAACAGTAAGAAATTTGCCAGCGTTTCTAGAGCTCACTTTTTTACAACATTTAGATCTTACGCCAGGCACAGGATATGCAATTACTACGTTAACTAAATATATATTGATGTTTCTTGGAGGGATAATAGGATGTTCATTAATAGGTATAGAATGGACTAAAATACAATGGTTAGTAGCAGCATTAGGTGTAGGATTAGGTTTTGGATTACAAGAAATTTTTGCGAATTTCATCTCTGGATTAATAATACTATTTGAAAAACCAATTCGTATTGGCGATACTGTAACTATTAGCAATCTTACTGGTAATATCACTCGCATTAATACTCGTGCAACTATCATTACTGATTGGAATCATAAAGAAATTATTGTTCCAAACAAAGAATTTATTACAAAACAATTTATTAATTGGTCTTTATCGGACACATTAACACGTGTAGTATTACGTGTACCAGCTCCGTTACAAACAGATACTAAAAAGATAGTACAAATCTTACTACAAATAGTACAAAATTCTTCTCTTGCCTTAAATACTCCGCCTCCAGAAGTATATTTAGTAGATTTACAACAAGGATTACCTATATTTGAGATACGAATGCATATATCAGATATAAAACTTCGCATGCCTTTATGTCATCAAATACATATGTTAATCATAGAATATTACCAAAATAATGGGTTAAAACTACCATACATACCTATATATTCTTATAACAACCAATTATTTGTCAACAATTTTGATTCTAATTATCCTAATGCAAATTATTACACAACAAAATAG
- the asd gene encoding archaetidylserine decarboxylase (Phosphatidylserine decarboxylase is synthesized as a single chain precursor. Generation of the pyruvoyl active site from a Ser is coupled to cleavage of a Gly-Ser bond between the larger (beta) and smaller (alpha chains). It is an integral membrane protein.) produces the protein MLEKIQVLLQYLLPKYWITYLLGLGASWKGGWITRYAIQLFIHVYKIDMKEFDNPNPSNYTTFNEFFTRKLRNNSRPIDTNPSTLVIPADGIITQIGKINQTNIFQVKGIPYHLDGLLAGHDNIINYFNDGNFVIIYIPPQNCHRVYMPCTGTLREVLYIPGDLFSVHPKITKNIPNIFSRNERVICLFETDFGYMAQILVGTVIVGSIETAWLGAITPPREGIVKHWRYPNTSNIEDLIILQKGHEMGLFKLGSTVINLFDNKKVILNNLLQPYDIARIGMPLAQGCNQEK, from the coding sequence ATGTTAGAAAAAATACAAGTTCTACTGCAGTACTTATTACCAAAATATTGGATTACTTATTTATTAGGATTAGGAGCCTCATGGAAAGGTGGGTGGATAACACGTTATGCGATCCAATTGTTTATTCATGTCTATAAAATAGATATGAAAGAATTCGATAACCCTAATCCATCCAATTATACAACGTTTAATGAGTTTTTTACTCGAAAATTGCGTAATAATTCTCGACCTATAGACACCAATCCATCTACATTAGTTATTCCAGCTGATGGAATCATTACTCAAATAGGAAAAATAAATCAAACAAATATCTTCCAAGTAAAAGGAATTCCTTATCATCTAGATGGATTACTAGCAGGTCATGATAACATCATTAATTATTTTAATGATGGAAACTTCGTTATCATTTATATACCTCCTCAAAATTGTCATCGTGTTTACATGCCTTGTACAGGCACACTTCGTGAGGTGTTGTATATACCCGGCGATTTATTTTCAGTACATCCAAAAATTACAAAAAATATACCTAATATATTTTCTCGCAATGAAAGAGTTATCTGTCTATTTGAAACAGATTTTGGTTATATGGCTCAAATTTTAGTTGGAACTGTAATAGTAGGAAGCATTGAAACTGCATGGTTAGGCGCAATTACCCCGCCGCGAGAAGGGATTGTTAAGCATTGGCGTTACCCAAACACTTCAAATATTGAAGATCTAATTATATTACAAAAAGGACATGAAATGGGATTATTTAAATTAGGATCTACTGTTATTAATTTATTTGATAACAAAAAGGTTATTTTAAACAATCTATTACAACCATACGATATTGCTCGTATCGGTATGCCTTTAGCACAAGGATGTAATCAAGAAAAATAA
- the efp gene encoding elongation factor P: MVLYSINELKTGLKIIQNDEPCVIISNESIKPGKGQSFNRVRFRQIISGKILEKTFKSGDLLRSADLYDISLIYVYHDNEFWYFMDEKNFEEIAVASKIIGDNFKWIATQLHYLITLWNKVPILITPPNCIELKVIKTTSIKKNNSRSSETKLATVNTGAMIKVPLFIQLGELIKINTRSGTYVSRAK, translated from the coding sequence ATGGTACTGTATAGTATTAATGAGCTTAAAACTGGGCTTAAGATTATTCAAAATGATGAACCATGTGTTATAATCAGTAATGAGTCTATAAAGCCTGGAAAAGGGCAGTCTTTTAATCGAGTGCGATTTAGGCAAATAATATCTGGAAAAATATTAGAAAAGACTTTTAAGTCTGGTGATTTGTTAAGATCAGCTGATCTTTATGATATCAGTTTAATTTATGTATATCATGATAATGAGTTTTGGTATTTCATGGATGAAAAAAATTTTGAAGAGATCGCTGTTGCTTCAAAAATAATAGGAGATAACTTTAAATGGATTGCAACTCAATTACATTATTTAATAACTTTATGGAATAAAGTGCCAATTCTTATAACTCCTCCTAATTGTATAGAACTAAAAGTAATAAAAACTACTTCAATAAAAAAAAATAACTCTAGATCGTCTGAAACAAAATTAGCTACTGTAAATACTGGAGCTATGATTAAGGTTCCACTTTTTATTCAATTAGGAGAGTTAATTAAAATTAATACTCGCTCAGGAACATATGTCTCTCGAGCAAAGTAA